One window of the Podospora pseudocomata strain CBS 415.72m chromosome 7, whole genome shotgun sequence genome contains the following:
- a CDS encoding hypothetical protein (COG:S; EggNog:ENOG503Q6U6), whose amino-acid sequence MASPGSASSTGAPLRPISTQGQKPPPSSFDADNVPVEVLVKHLLAAKQSLSSMALVLRANGLSTHARQMHEESVVLSAQTAFLRSGINDQIFILRQVRRKLVSVYNSGRKDFDRLIRALDGVNGRLEKTIQMLRDTVVEPAFRPPGEETRSLIDFVDEGQVDILRESLKSSIAELKAAQTSFDGDLLRFEDDLRFLNKRLPCASSNPSPSSSSSHNQMPQLLGQLSDLSHSMAQHLSSLTQHFDMCVTAVRSTEGGAALARRRAAETTEDSGDPVSISGVITEQESRMAELEPMDPHERAEIIQVVLEDSPQVEEVVSDIQNVLQRMEDVFGALKDQADTIRAEHVSTVNAFALLEDIGAKLPSYVGAEDEFVQRWEGEKETIFEKMDEMERLKEFYEGYLTSYDRLREEADRRRVVEDKIANTWRKAKEIVDDLLRADQAKRELFRQEDGEFLPTDLWPGMNDPPKRWEVVPVEEEPSTPRPAKAQPNVMRNS is encoded by the exons ATGGCATCTCCCGGCTCAGCCTCGTCAACAGGCGCACCTTTGCGGCCGATATCAACCCAAGGCCAAAAGCCGCCACCGTCAAGCTTCGATGCCGATAATGTTCCTGTCGAGGTGCTGGTCAAGCATTTGCTTGCCGCGAAGCAGTCGCTCTCTTCCATGGCGCTTGTGCTTCGCGCCAACGGCCTTTCCACCCATGCCCGCCAGATGCACGAGGAGTCGGTTGTCCTGAGCGCGCAGACGGCCTTCTTGCGCAGTGGCATCAACGACCAGATCTTCATCCTGCGACAGGTGCGCCGAAAGTTGGTTTCCGTCTACAACAGCGGGCGCAAGGATTTCGACCGGCTTATCCGCGCGCTGGACGGCGTCAATGGCCGGCTCGAGAAGACCATCCAGATGCTTCGTGATACGGTTGTGGAGCCTGCATTCCGCCCTCCAGGTGAAGAGACCAGGTCGTTGATAGACTTTGTCGATGAGGGCCAGGTTGACATACTCCGAGAATCCTTAAAATCTAGCATAGCCGAGCTCAAA GCCGCGCAAACCTCCTTCGACGGCGACCTCCTCCGGTTCGAAGACGATTTACGTTTTCTCAACAAACGTCTCCCGTGCGCGTCCTCGAAcccctccccgtcttccTCGAGCTCCCACAACCAGATGCCCCAGCTCTTGGGCCAGCTCTCCGACCTCTCGCATTCCATGGCACAGCATCTCAGCTCCCTAACTCAGCATTTCGACATGTGCGTTACTGCCGTCCGGTCAACTGAAGGGGGCGCCGCTCTTGCCCGTCGCAGAGCCGCAGAAACAACCGAGGACAGCGGAGATCCCGTCTCCATCTCCGGCGTAATTACAGAGCAGGAATCTCGCATGGCCGAGCTCGAGCCAATGGATCCCCACGAGAGGGCCGAGATAATACAAGTCGTCTTGGAAGATTCGCCTCAGGTGGAGGAAGTTGTTTCGGACATTCAGAATGTGCTGCAGCGCATGGAGGACGTCTTTGGAGCACTGAAAGACCAAGCCGACACGATTCGCGCCGAACATGTGTCTACTGTCAATGCGTTCGCACTGCTGGAGGACATCGGAGCCAAACTGCCGAGTTATGTTGGTGCCGAAGACGAATTTGTACAAcgttgggagggagaaaaggaaacaatCTTTGAAAAgatggatgagatggagCGCCTGAAGGAGTTTTATGAGGGGTACTTGACTTCCTATGACCGActgagggaggaggcagaCAGACGAAGGGTTGTAGAGGACAAGATTGCCAATACCTGGCGCAAGGCGAAGGAGATTGTGGATGATTTGCTAAGAGCAGACCAGGCGAAGCGAGAGCTCTTCCGGcaggaagatggagagtTCCTGCCTACGGATCTATGGCCAGGAATGAACGACCCGCCCAAAcgatgggaggtggtgccggtggaagaggagccaAGCACGCCTCGACCTGCCAAGGCACAACCGAATGTTATGAGGAATAGCTAA
- a CDS encoding hypothetical protein (EggNog:ENOG503P7C9) has translation MAAASCFLATLTPLPAPTTDRTDIAPLRAMLRWQYDNKTMTTTSGAATTAMTIAITTDDNHSCTPTVPVNLHATVLMPRNRASMASLPAAQQVITGLGFASSSTDHCNCNNGIQYLECVSVALATSSCCGAVGGEPNQEAYEQSWFQTACPTPPSSVMAQLPQLSTVQLELSPVSTIIPRGPITAPPLPVAPSIIPGEGAPLLEGDCTATSFSMIQRDDKVFYVPFIGCDNSRPECCPFSVRTVAVADGSKQQANRMAAVPGQFPQPQSGDTAKLVKCPMDYYRVPGGLCCSNCYFKYTSTLASVTPFFSSLIEKASPPVITAGDAKNPANSDLPTPAILMRIGVSQAGGSNGLSPGAVVGIAVGVGMLVLFRALVAFALVSHKKKKREAQSFISPTVAPGGGGMAYQSGYHAPPGSPPPASTASPAGSPGAKYAGMVSLQYGPSAEQEDGKSNDLFIRLSLRMGMAGNNIQFIMGTHINGNGNVNNTSNKGTLMNHIVDTN, from the exons ATGGCGGCAGCATCATGTTTCCTGGCGACACTGACGCCCTTGCCAGCTCCAACAACAGATCGAACCGACATTGCCCCCCTGAGAGCCATGCTTCGATGGCAATATGACAATAAGACCATGACCACCACTTCCGGGGCGGCGACCACCGCCATGACAATAGCAATTACCACAGACGACAACCATTCTTGCACT CCAACTGTCCCAGTCAACCTTCACGCCACTGTTCTAATGCCTAGGAACAGAGCTTCAATGGCTTCTCTACCTGCAGCTCAGCAGGTGATTACGGGGCTTGGTtttgccagctcctccacagATCACTGTAACTGCAATAACGGCATACAGTATCTTGAGTGCGTCTCCGTTGCCCTTGCTACGTCCAGTTGTTGCGGAGCGGTAGGCGGTGAGCCTAACCAGGAGGCCTAcgaacaatcctggttccAGACTGCatgcccaacacctcccaGCAGTGTGATGGCACAGCTACCTCAGCT TTCAACAGTTCAACTCGAACTAAGCCCCGTCTCAACCATAATTCCCCGTGGACCCATTACTGCTCCCCCACTCCCTGTAGCCCCGAGCATCATCCCAGGCGAAGGGGCACCCTTGCTGGAAGGCGACTGCACCGCGACTTCGTTCTCCATGATACAACGTGATGACAAGGTGTTTTATGTTCCTTTCATCGGCTGCGACAACTCGAGACCGGAGTGTTGTCCATTCAGTGTTCGCACAGTCGCCGTTGCTGATGGCAGCAAACAACAAGCGAACCGTATGGCGGCCGTTCCCGGGCAGTTTCCCCAGCCTCAGTCAGGAGACACTGCGAAGTTGGTGAAATGTCCTATGGACTATTACCGCGTTCCTGGAGGATTATGTTGCTCAAA CTGTTACTTCAAGTACACATCTACCTTGGCCAGTGTAACCCCTTTTTTCAGCTCCTTAATTGAAAAGGCCTCCCCGCCTGTGATAACGGCAGGTGACGCGAAGAATCCCGCCAACTCTGATTTGCCGACGCCGGCAATCTTAATGCG CATTGGGGTGTCACAGGCAGGAGGCTCCAATGGCTTGTCGCCAGGCGCCGTAGTAGGGATTGCGGTTGGAGTTGGGATGCTGGTCCTATTTAGAGCCTTGGTTGCGTTTGCACTGGTGAGTCataaaaagaagaagagggaggctcAAAGTTTTATTAGTCCAACTGTGGCaccaggtggaggagggatggcatACCAGTCTGGGTATCATGCTCCACCGGGCAGTCCGCCACCTGCCTCAACTGCTTCACCAGCAGGAAGTCCAGGCGCCAAGTACGCAGGGATGGTATCATTACAATACGGCCCCAGTGCT gagcaggaggatggCAAGAGCAACGACCTCTTTATCCGTCTCAGTCTGCGTATGGGCATGGCTGGCAACAACATCCAGTTTATTATGGGCACACACATCAATGGGAATGGCAACGtgaacaacaccagcaacaagGGCACACTTATGAACCATATCGTCGATACCAACTAG
- a CDS encoding hypothetical protein (COG:J; EggNog:ENOG503P4FP), with amino-acid sequence MKNSDPSSKPVFFTYPGQGEALSNGFHYSQAVRIGNRIEISGQGGWDPASGAIPSSLTKEIEQAFSNVELALQAASPDPSKKITWRQVYSARSFNTPASLTEEGLAATAAALKKFCGPDHRPLLTAVGTPQLALPGMNIEIEVVALVDLNN; translated from the exons ATGAAAAACTCAGACCCATCTTCCAAGCCAGTCTTCTTCACTTACCCCGGCCAGGGAGAAGCATTGTCCAACGGGTTCCACTACAGCCAAGCGGTCCGCATTGGAAATCGAATCGAGATATCCGGCCAAG GTGGTTGGGACCCAGCCAGCGGAGCCATCCCTTCCTCTCTCACCAAAGAAATCGAGCAGGCATTCTCCAACGTCGAGTTGGCTCTCCAGGCGGCATCTCCCGACCCCAGCAAGAAGATCACCTGGCGCCAGGTGTACTCGGCTCGCTCTTTCAACACGCCGGCCAGCTTGACAGAGGAAGGCCTTGCAGCTACCGCGGCCGCACTCAAGAAGTTCTGTGGACCAGACCATCGGCCTCTTCTCACTGCTGTCGGAACACCACAACTTGCGCTCCCGGGAATGAATATTGAGATCGAGGTTGTGGCTTTGGTGGATCTGAATAACTAA
- a CDS encoding hypothetical protein (EggNog:ENOG503P028; COG:S), which yields MDEKAARQSREQSTSAPATLAAEPPSSGSSASSVAHKREATSSPVGLPPQKSFDSGDDGQSRAIHPDIDHEEAEAADPGHELDVELGRAHGIEDIRRIETRGSVKSKVSRVLSVVSRRKAKERERIPFAPVPVTNLDQGIVGWEGQDDPLMPLNFPNRKKYLILCLLSAITLLTPFASSILAPGITYLNRDFENDNEIVGAMTVSVYLLGYTVGPLFLAPLSEIYGRRVVLSAANWFFCAWQIGCALAPTIESLIVFRFLAGVGGAGCLTLGAGIIADMFRTDERGFAIGIVTLGPLIGPTVGPVIGGFVSQTIGWRWDFWIVLIISVVVCGLTELFNQETNPRVLIERKVKRLASESGRKDLRSCFETGEQMSQKRILLNGLVRPTKMLFLSPLVFFVSIYIAFTYGTLYLLFTTIPLVFQETYGWSIGITGLIYICLGIGNMCGWAVVTATSDKGVHVAAHHLLLVRLDDTLSHALDRASYCPVPFFVWNHWNLHPSDDIPHRLLSNIRCISYSSQHGRPQLGRDVASTCRAIHVRESWIGLGQFITWVHLYSHDSRTAIARQVWGKVEKDGPPVVDQEFWVSISLRARFRQVGRWLQRYWVALLYMPVLHLEEFRLPVGC from the exons ATGGATGAAAAGGCCGCCCGCCAAAGCCGAGAGCAATCGACATCAGCGCCAGCCACGCTCGCCGCCGAACCGCCATCCTCGGGCTCTAGTGCTTCCTCGGTGGCTCACAAGAGGGAAGCAACTTCTTCTCCAGTTGGATTACCTCCTCAAAAATCATTCGACTCTGGAGATGATGGGCAAAGCCGCGCCATCCATCCCGATATCGACCATGAAGAGGCAGAAGCAGCGGATCCTGGCCATGAGCTTGATGTCGAACTTGGTAGA GCTCATGGCATAGAAGACATCAGGCGCATCGAAACTCGTGGCAGCGTCAAAAGCAAGGTTTCCCGAGTTTTGAGCGTCGTCAGCCGccgcaaggccaaggagcgTGAACGAATCCCCTTCGCCCCCGTACCCGTCACCAATCTTGATCAAGGCATTGTTGGCTGGGAAGGTCAGGATGACCCATTGATGCCGCTCAACTTTCCTAACCGCAAGAAATACCTTATCCTCTGCCTGCTCTCAGCCATCACCCTGTTGACACCCTTCGCATCGTCAATTTTGGCCCCGGGTATCACCTATTTGAACCGAGATTTTGAAAATGACAACGAGATTGTGGGCGCCATGACAGTTAGCGTGTATCTGCTTGGCTATACCGTCGGCCCATTGTTCCTGGCGCCGTTGAGTGAAATATATGGGCGGCGGGTTGTTTTGAGTGCCGCAAACTGGTTCTTTTGCGCCTGGCAGATTGGTTGCGCCTTGGCGCCGACGATTGAGTCATTAATAGTGTTTCGATTCCTCGCTGGcgtgggtggtgctggatgCTTG ACACTCGGGGCAGGCATCATTGCCGACATGTTCAGGACAGATGAAAGAGGATTCGCAATAGGCATTGTAACCTTGGGGCCTTTGATCG GCCCAACTGTTGGCCCCGTCATTGGTGGCTTCGTATCTCAAACTATCGGGTGGCGCTGGGATTTCTGGATCGTGCTGATCATATCCGTCGTTGTATGCGGGCTTACAGAGCTCTTCAACCAGGAAACGAACCCTCGCGTTTTGATTGAGCGGAAGGTGAAGCGGCTCGCCTCGGAGTCGGGCCGGAAAGATCTGAGGAGCTGTTTTGAGACCGGAGAGCAGATGAGCCAGAAGCGTATTCTTCTCAATGGTCTTGTGCGGCCGACCAAGATGCTCTTCCTGTCACCGCTCGTCTTTTTCGTCTCCATTTACATCGCCTTCACCTATGGTACGCTGTATTTGCTCTTCACCACTATTCCCCTCGTGTTCCAGGAGACTTATGGCTGGAGCATCGGCATAACGGGCCTCATCTACATTTGTCTGGGCATTGGAAACATGTGCGGGTGGGCGGTGGTCACGGCCACCTCAGACAAGGGTGTT CACGTTGCTGCCCATCACCTTCTTCTGGTACGGCTGGACGACACACTATCACACGCACTGGATCGTGCCAGTTATTGCCCTGTTCCCTTTTTCGTTTGGAATCATTGGAATCTTCATCCCTCTGACGACATACCTCATCGACTGTTATCCAATATACGCTGCATCAGCTATAGCAGCCAACACGGTCGCCCGCAGCTTGGCCGGGATGTTGCTTCCACTTGCCGGGCCATCCATGTACGAGAATCTTGGATTGGGTTGGGGCAATTCATTACTTGGGTTCATCTGTATTCTCATGATTCCCGTACCGCTATTGCTCGGCAGGTATGGGGCAAGGTTGAGAAAGATGGGCCTCCAGTTGTAGACCAGGAATTTTGGGTATCGATATCACTTCGGGCACGGTTCCGCCAAGTTGGCAGATGGCTTCAGCGGTATTGGGTTGCCCTGTTATACATGCCCGTGTTGCATCTCGAGGAGTTTAGGTTACCGGTAGGTTGTTGA
- a CDS encoding hypothetical protein (COG:O; EggNog:ENOG503P50B) — protein MFRTSLSRTATRAVRTLSTSATKSSSIPLRICGRGTGTQQTITIKDKPYSIQTDTYPVLGGADSAPSPVAYSLASLTSCNQVTGAKVAEDHGIKLGQWNVRLDAVLPTDVLIKGKCEGNPNWESVKLFIRVQTNILESVKGDNLEADARFRHFVREVERRCPITQLFKRSGVQYEKKISLRYVAKMLSHTLDLRT, from the exons ATGTTTCGCACGAGCCTTTCAAGAACCGCTACCCGTGCAGTACGCACATTGTCTACCTCCGCCACcaaatcatcctccatcccTCTCCGCATCTGCGGGCGTGGGACAGGCACCCAGcagaccatcaccatcaaagaCAAGCCATACAGCATTCAAACCGATACATACCCTGTTCTCGGTGGCGCTGACTCGGCCCCATCACCAGTGGCCTACAGCCTTGCCTCTCTTACCTCCTGCAACCAAGTAACGGGTGCCAAGGTAGCTGAGGACCACGGCATTAAGCTTGGCCAGTGGAACGTCAGACTCGACGCCGTGCTTCCCACGGACGTACTTATCAAGGGCAAGTGTGAGGGTAACCCCAACTGGGAGAGTGTGAAACTCTTCATCAGAGTCCAGACCAACATTCTAGAGTCTGTAAAGGGAGACAACTTGGAGGCTGATGCGAGGTTTCGTCATTTTGtcagggaggtggagagaagGTGCCCAATTACACAGCTCTTCAAGAGAAGTGGTGTGCAGTATGAGA AGAAAATCAGCTTACGTTACGTCGCCAAGATGCTGTCACACACATTAGACCTCCGGACATAA
- a CDS encoding hypothetical protein (EggNog:ENOG503PA9U; COG:S), which translates to MTELQNSIIQLRPKGWEADPEHEYFNLSTLDYCVGQVYTNYALFFKLSPNADKSRIISTIKDGLEVTLSQCRQLCGTLQEQPSGGGDLCFHKTRDSTVELHVQFLDTAEWKPEGEYQTFGSLEAQHFASRALGNMKTWCVSPMTYGEKPEAQPSSHPKCAAFKITFIPGGFVLMMHHHHYANDIMGWAGELHQLAENCATIWANPSAPALPPWDPSCLDLSRITAPNVPEDKKIDGPASPLRHPDHKKAQWLLFHLSKTKTAALKQLASPKDGSYYVSSYDAYNALIWRLLTKHRLAFFADDVPSNTPMVWGEAVDMRRRFTNPPIAPRTQGNVVYVALSSQSPPELKPLAASEVASDASLEKLAWYIRQLTNSVTQESLAAALNGIAPIRDKTALFLRVDSLPPLSIFVTEWRDTRPCDADFGFGKPHAFRFPFDTVTNGLVVVYPVRGNGPCGDDEGNEFSIAVEMGIKDSLLADEEWNSWFDFRGVDADDMQRD; encoded by the coding sequence ATGACGGAACTACAGAACTCAATCATTCAACTTCGCCCGAAGGGGTGGGAAGCAGATCCAGAGCACGAATATTTCAATCTGTCCACACTAGACTACTGTGTTGGACAGGTGTATACCAACTACGCCTTGTTCTTCAAGCTTTCTCCCAACGCGGACAAGTCGAGGATCATATCTACGATCAAAGATGGATTGGAAGTCACCCTGTCCCAGTGCCGTCAGCTGTGCGGCACTCTGCAGGAGCAACCCTCTGGAGGTGGCGACCTTTGTTTTCACAAGACCAGAGACAGCACGGTCGAACTTCACGTTCAGTTTCTCGACACCGCCGAATGGAAGCCCGAAGGAGAGTATCAGACGTTCGGATCACTGGAAGCACAGCATTTCGCCTCAAGAGCGCTGGGAAACATGAAAACCTGGTGTGTTTCGCCTATGACATATGGCGAGAAGCCCGAAGCACAGCCATCCAGCCATCCCAAATGTGCCGCCTTCAAAATCACTTTCATCCCAGGGGGCTTCGTGCTCATGATGCACCATCATCACTACGCCAACGACATCATGGGTTGGGCGGGAGAGTTGCACCAACTGGCCGAGAACTGTGCCACCATTTGGGCCAACCCTAGCGCCCCGGCCTTGCCTCCTTGGGATCCATCCTGCCTCGACCTGTCCAGAATTACTGCGCCGAACGTACCCGAAGACAAGAAGATTGATGGCCCAGCCTCACCCCTCCGCCATCCTGATCACAAAAAGGCTCAATGGCTGCTGTTCCATCTGTCCAAGACCAAAACTGCCGCTTTGAAGCAACTCGCCAGTCCGAAAGATGGCAGCTATTACGTGTCCAGCTATGATGCCTACAATGCTCTCATATGGAGACTCCTAACTAAACACCGCCTCGCATTCTTCGCCGATGATGTTCCTTCTAATACCCCCATGGTATGGGGAGAAGCAGTTGACATGCGTCGCCgcttcaccaacccacctATCGCGCCCCGCACTCAGGGCAACGTTGTCTACGTGGCTCTTAGCAGCCAGTCACCACCCGAGCTCAAGCCTTTGGCTGCTTCTGAGGTCGCCTCAGACGCATCATTGGAGAAGCTGGCGTGGTACATCCGTCAGTTGACAAACTCTGTCACCCAAGAGtctcttgctgctgcatTGAATGGCATCGCGCCCATCCGGGACAAGACGGCCCTGTTTCTGCGCGTGGACTCACTCCCACCGCTGAGTATCTTCGTCACAGAATGGCGAGACACTCGTCCTTGTGATGCAGACTTTGGTTTCGGCAAGCCGCATGCATTCAGGTTCCCGTTTGACACAGTCACCAATGGCCTGGTTGTGGTTTACCCGGTCCGAGGGAATGGGCCTTgcggggatgatgaagggaatGAGTTCAGCATTGCGGTCGAGATGGGAATAAAAGACAGCCTACTGGCAGATGAGGAGTGGAACAGCTGGTTTGACTTTAGAGGAGTAGATGCTGATGATATGCAGAGGGACTGA
- a CDS encoding hypothetical protein (EggNog:ENOG503PBP1; COG:Q) — protein MSSKMTVRGLDDWTFMVSTSINGTSVSLTANLLVIATLVLTLLGYFVVPHLLSPLRSIPGPFLARYTNLYRLYHTTRGSFHLRITRLHKTYGPVVRIGPNTVDIDYPELIKLVFGTTTKQKAEWKKTGFYLSSSTRVKETGEIMYNLFSQIDPELHAKWKRPVAKYYSAAAVAGVESKMDEVVDMLCHELDKKVSGNDGQGGIDLGKWIVYYTWDVIGNVTFSQPLGYLREGKDFDGTLLTADKTLDYFAFITSIPWLDYVFDKNRIMRIGPPSFNHIVGLSVWHIMKRFQEDQGTEQKSRDADYLDMFLEARQKWPEVVDDAMVVRYTLSNMIAGADTTSSIIKTAIYYSMMAEGRWKKLREELEKAGINGEKCPVSYRDARSVPYLEGLVRESMRILPGIALGLERHVPKGGFTLPSGHYLPEGTAVAMNPYVLSRNKQIWGENVDEFKPERWLRAGGENETRYQERLQMMNSADLTFGAGSRMCLGKNLALMQIYKGLATLALLYNVEPADGAKEWKVINSFFVRQEGLEVRLTKRV, from the exons ATGTCATCCAAAATGACGGTCCGTGGTCTTGATGACTGGACTTTTATGGTTTCAACGTCCATCAATGGCACCTCTGTCTCTCTGACCGCAAACTTGCTGGTCATAGCCACTCTGGTCCTCACACTGTTAGGATACTTTGTTGTTCCGCATCTCCTATCACCTCTCCGATCAATTCCTGGTCCATTTCTGGCCC GCTATACTAACCTCTACCGCCTCTACCATACCACCCGCgggtctttccatctccGCATCACTCGATTGCACAAAACATACGGTCCCGTCGTTCGAATTGGCCCCAACACCGTCGATATTGACTACCCCGAGCTGATAAAACTTGTCTTTGGGACGACtacaaaacaaaaagccGAGTGGAAAAAGACAGGGTTCTACCTCTCTAGCAGCACGCGAGTCAAGGAGACGGGGGAGATCATGTACAACCTGTTCAGTCAAATTGACCCAGAGTTGCATGCCAAATGGAAGAGACCAGTGGCCAAGTATTACTCCGCCGCCGCGGTGGCCGGAGTAGAAAGCAAGATGGATGAAGTGGTCGATATGCTATGTCATGAGTTGGACAAAAAGGTCAGTGGCAATGATGGGCAAGGGGGGATTGATCTGGGGAAGTGGATCGTCTACT ACACTTGGGACGTCATCGGGAACGTCACATTTTCCCAGCCGCTCGGGTACCTGCGCGAGGGCAAAGACTTTGACGGGACGCTTTTGACAGCAGATAAAACGCTCGACTACTTTGCTTTCATAACATCAATCCCTTGGCTTGATTATGTCTTTGACAAGAACAGAATCATGAGAATCGGACCGCCGAGCTTCAATCACATCGTCGGACTGAGTGTATGGCATATCATGAAGCGATTCCAGGAAGATCAAGGCACAGAGCAGAAGAGCAGAGATGCAGACTATCTGGATATGTTTCTTGAAGCCCGTCAAAAATGgccagaggtggtggatgacgCCATGGTCGTCAGATATACTCTGAGCAACATGATTGCAGGGGCAGACACCACCTCGAGTATCATCAAGACTGCTATCTACTACTCGATGATGGCAGAAGGGAGGTGGAAAAAGTTGAGAGAAGAACTAGAGAAAGCTGGAATCAACGGAGAAAAGTGCCCAGTCAGTTACAGAGATGCTAGGAGTGTGCCATAcctggaggggttggtaAGGGAGAGCATGAGAATTTTGCCGGGCATTGCGCTAGGATTGGAGAGACATGTTCCCAAAGGAGGTTTCACATTGCCTTCGGGGCACTACCTGCCAGAGGGTACAGCAGTGGCCATGAACCCTTATGTCCTTTCTCGGAACAAGCAAATCTGGGGTGAAAATGTGGACGAGTTCAAGCCTGAAAGGTGGCTGAGGGCTGGCGGAGAGAATGAGACCAGATACCAAGAAAGGCTGCAGATGATGAACAGCGCAGACTTGACTTTCGGTGCTGGGAGCAGAATGTGTCTTGGAAAGAATTTGGCGCTGATGCAAATCTATAAAGGCCTCGCAACATTAGCGTTGCTTTACAATGTTGAGCCAGCTGACGGGGCGAAGGAGTGGAAAGTCATCAACAGTTTTTTTGTCAGGCAGGAGGGACTCGAAGTTAGGCTGACAAAGAGAGTCTGA